TGGCCGGCGCCGCGGGGGTGGGAGATCGCACGGACCGGCCTGGCGCCGCCGCGCGAAGACAGCTTGCCCACAATGTTGTCCACAGCTCGGCGGGTGGTGGGGCCGGACGGCGAAGGGCGCCTTGCGGTGGTCGCCACGGGCCAGGCACAGGGCCGGTCGGCCGACGGGCGGGCCCCATAATCGCGCCTTCCTGAAGCGGCGCCGCGCTCACGCGGCGGTGCCTGGCGTTGTCGAAAGGCCCGACTTGTTTTCGATCATACAAGCCGCTGGTTGGCCCATCTGGCCGCTGATCCTGTGTTCCGTGGTGGCGCTCGCGCTGGTGATCGAGCGGCTGTCCAGCCTGCGCCGAAACCGCATCGCGCCCGACACCCTGGTCGACGAGGTGCTCGGCGTGACCCGCAGCAGCCTGCCGTCGGCGGACGTGGTGAACAAGCTGGCCTTGAGCTCGGCGCTGGGCGGCGTGCTGGCCCAGGGGCTGCGGGCCGTCATCGCCGAGCCGCGCATCAGCGAGGAAGGCCTGCGCCAGGCCTTCGAGAGCGCAGGCCGCGCCGCCGTGCACCACCTGGAGCGCTACCTCAATGCGCTGGGCAGCATCGCCACCGCCGCGCCGCTGCTCGGCCTGCTGGGCACGGTGATCGGCATGATCGAGATCTTCGGCGCGCAGACCCCCGGTGGCGGCAACCCGGCGCAGCTGGCGCATGGCATCTCGGTGGCGTTGTACAACACCGCCTTCGGCCTGATCGTCGCCATCCCGTCGCTGCTGTTCTACCGCTTCTTCCGTGGCCGGGTCGACGAGTACGCGCTGGCGATGGAGCTGGCCGCCGAGCGCATGGTGCCGCACCTGATGCGCTTCGCCGTCAAGCAGCCGGGGACCGGCACATGAACTTCCGCCGGGCGCACCGCGACGAGCCGGAGATCAACCTGATCCCGTTCATCGACGTGCTGCTGGTCGTGCTCATCTTCCTGGTGCTGACGACCACCTACTCGAAGTTCAGCGAGTTGCAGCTCACGCTGCCCACGGCCGACGCCGAGAAGCTGCGCGACCGGCCGGCCGAGGTCATCGTCTCCATCGCCGCCGACGGCCGCTACGGCGTCAACCGCAAGCCGCTGGAAGGCCGCAGCGTCGAACTGCTCGCCAGCGAGCTGACCGCCGCGGCGCAGGGCCGCGAGGACGCCGTGGTCATCGTCTCGGCGGACGCCGGCACGCCGCACCAGCTGGTGATCAACGTGCTGGACGCGGCGCGCCGCGCCGGCCTGTCGCGCCTGACCTTTGCCGCACAGACCTCCGCCGGCGCCACGCGCTGACGCGCGGGGCTCGAGGCGCCGGCCATGAGGGCCGCGGTGGAGCGCTGGCTGCAGGGCGTCTGGTGGGACGCCGCGCGGCGCCCGCCGCTGGCCCTGCGGGCGCTGGAGCGGCTCTACCGGCACCTGCTGGCCCGCTCCCGGCACCGGGAGCCGCCGCCCCGACCCGCCCCACGCCCGGTGCTGGTGGTCGGCAACCTCATCGTCGGCGGCGCGGGCAAGACCCCCACCGTGATCGCGCTCGTGCAGGCGCTGCAGTCGCGCGGCCGGCGGCCCGGGGTGGTGTCGCGCGGGCACGGGCGGCGCGGCGGCGCGGTGCAGCTCGTCGATGCACGCAGCCGTTCGGACGAGGTCGGCGACGAGCCGCTGCTCATCGCCCGCCGCACCGGCGTGCCACTGGCGGTGGGGCGCGACCGGGTGGCCGCCGCCCGCCGGCTGTGCCAGGCGCACCCCGAACTGGACCTGCTGATCGCCGACGACGGCCTGCAGCACCACGCGCTGGCCCGCCAGGCCCAGCTCATCGTCTTCGACGAACGCGGCATCGGCAACGGCCACCTGCTGCCGGCCGGCCCCCTGCGCGAGCCGATGGCGGCCATGGTGCCGCCGCGCAGCGTGGTGCTCTACAACGCCGGGGAGCCGACCACCGCCTGGCCGGGTGCCCGCGTCGCCCGCGGCCTGGCCGGGGTGCGCGACTGGGCCGGCTGGCAGGCCGGCGAGCCGCCGTCGCCCGCCGCGCTGCAGGCCCTCCGTGGCCGGCCGCTGCTGGCGGTGGCCGGCATCGCCGCCCCGGAGCGCTTCTTCGTGATGCTGGAAGCTGCCGGCCTGCAGATCCGTCGCCTGCCGCTGCCCGACCATGCCCCGTTGCAGCGCCTGCCATGGACCGACGACGACGCGGACGTCGTGCTGACCGAGAAGGACGCGGTCAAGCTGGTGGGCCGGCCGCTCGGCCGGACGCGCGTGTGGGTGGCGACGCTAGACTTCCATCTGCCCGACGGCCTGGTCGACCAGCTGCTGCAGTGGCTGGACCACCCTACACCCCATGACACTTGACCACCGCCTCATCGACCTGCTCGTCTGCCCCGTCTGCAAGGGGCCGCTGGAGATGGGGCGCGACGAGCAACAGCGCCCGGTGGAGCTGGTCTGTCACGCCGACCGGCTGGCCTTTCCCGTGCGCGACGGCATCCCCATCATGCTGGAGGAGCAGGCGCGGCCGATGGAACCGCCGCCCAGCGCCGCGTGAGCTTCACCGTCCTGATCCCGGCCCGGCTGCGCTCGACCCGGCTGCCCGACAAGCCGCTGGCCGACATCGGCGGCCTGCCGATGGTGGTGCGGGTGGCGCGGCAGGCCTCTCGCAGCGGCGCGGACCGGGTGGTGGTGGCGGCGGACCATCCGCGCATCCTGCAGGCCTGCGCCACGCACGGCGTGACCGCGGTGGCCACGCGCGACGACCACGTCAGCGGCAGCGACCGGCTGGCCGAGGCCTGCGCGCAGCTCGGCCTGGACGGCGACACGGTGGTGGTCAACGTGCAGGGCGACGAGCCGCTGATCGATCCGGCGCTGATCGACGCCGTCGCGGGCCTGCTGCGGGCTCGACCCGACTGTGCGATGAGCACCGCGGCGCACCCGATCGCCGAGGTGGCCGACTGGCTCAACCCGAACGTGGTGAAGGTGGTGTGCGACGCACGCGGCACCGCCCTGCTCTTCTCGCGCGCGCCGATCCCGGCGTGGCGCGACGCGCCGGCGGGCGCGCCGGCGCTGCCCGCACCAGCCCCGTTGCGCCACATCGGCCTGTACGCCTACCGCGCCGGCTTCCTGCGCCGCTACCCGACGTTGCCGCCGGCGCCGATCGAGGCGCTGGAATCGCTGGAACAGCTGCGGGCGCTGTGGCACGGCGAGCGCATCGCGGTGCACCGGTCCCCCGGCGCGCCGCCGCCCGGCGTCGACACCCCGCAGGACCTGGAGCGGGTGCGCGCGTTGGTTGGCTGACGGTTCGGCCGACGCGTCCGCCAGGGCGCCGGGACGCCCCGTGGCGTGCAAGGAAGGTGTGTCCCTGCGTGCTATTCTCGATCGAACACCCCGGGGGCCGCGTGCAGCGCGGCCCTTCGCACACAAGATCCTAGGCAACCGTTAGAGGACTCCATGAGACTGATCCTGCTGGGAGCACCCGGCGCCGGCAAGGGCACGCAAGCGGCCTTTCTCTGCCAGAAGTACGGCATCCCGCAGATCTCCACCGGCGACATGCTGCGTGCGGCGGTGAAGGCCGGCACGCCGCTGGGCCTGCAGGCCAAGCAGGTGATGGACTCGGGCGCGCTGGTCAGCGACGACATCATCATCGGCCTGGTCCAGGAACGGCTGGCCCAGCCGGACTGCGCCAAGGGCTTCCTGTTCGACGGTTTCCCCCGCACCATCCCGCAGGCCGATGCCATGAAGCAGGCCGGCGTCGACCTCGACGTGGTGCTCGAGATCGACGTGCCCGACGCCGCCATCATCGAGCGCATGAGCGGCCGCCGCGTGCACGCGGCCTCGGGCCGCACCTACCACGTCAAGTTCAACCCGCCGAAGGTCGACGGCGTCGACGACGTCACCGGCGAGCCGCTGATCCAGCGCGACGACGACAAGGAAGAGACCGTGCGCAAGCGCCTGCAGGTCTACCAGAGCCAGACCCGGCCGCTGGTCGACTACTACGCGCAGTGGGCCGCCACCGGCGACGCCCGGGCCCCGCGCTACCGCAAGATCTCCGGCGAGGGCAGCGTGGACGAGATCACCCGGCGCGCGCTGGAGGCGCTGGCCTGATCGATCCTCTGCTCGAACCGCCGTGACGACGAAGCCGCCTGCGGGCGGCTTTTTCACGGGCGCTACCAGCCGATGAAGGCCTCGCGCCCCTGCACCGCCAGCGTCACCCGCCGGCCCTGCGGCAGGCAGACTTTGGTCGGACCATGGCCCATCGGCAGGCCGGTGAGCAGCGGCACGTCGGTCTGCGAGCGCAGGTGGGCGATGGCCGCCTTCAGGTTGTAGCCGCGGTCCAGCGGCGAGGGGCGCCAGCCGTCGAAGTCCCCCAGCAGCACCGCCTTCTGCGCACCGAGCACGCCCGCCTGCAGCAGCTGCAGCAAGCCGCGCTCGACCCGGTAGGGATGCTCGTTCACGTCCTCCAGGAAGAGCACCCCGCCCTTCACCTTCGGCCAGTGCGGTGTGCCGAGCAGCGACAGCAGCACCGTCAGGTTGCCGCCCCACAGCCGACCCTGCAGGTCCAGACCGTCGAAGCCGGCCTCGGTGCGGAAGCCCACCGCCTCCAGCTGCCCCGTCACCGCCTCCTCGAAGCAGGGCGCGGTGATGTCGTCCAGCCCGCCGGCCTCGTCGGTGCGGCCGAAGTCGTCGGCCGCCATCGGGCCGGCCCAGAAGCCGCCCGCGGGCGGGTGGTGGTGGTGGTGCCCAGGCTCATGGCCCGCCGCGCCGTGCCGGTGCGGCGCGGACGAGGGCACGGCCACACCGTGCGCGATCGCGGCCAGTTGCAGCGCCGTGCAGTCGCTGTAGCCCACCCACTGCAGGCCGGCCGCCACGCTGCGGCCGATCAGCGGCCAATCGATGCGGTCGAGCAGCCGGCTCAGGCCGTAGCCGCCACGGCTGGCCAGCGCGACCTGCAGCTCGCCGGCGGCGCCGGCCTCGGCCACGCGGTGCAGCGCGGCCAGGCGGGCCTCGTCGTCCCCGGCGAAGCGCTGGTGGCGGGCCGCGGCGGACGGGTCCCGCCGCACGTCGAAGCCGAGGCCACGCAGCCGGCGTGCGGCGCGCTGCAGCGACCGGGCATCGGCCACCACGCCGGCCGGCGAGAAGATGCACAGCGCGGTCGTCATGTCGTCTTGGGGTCGGAGGACAGCAGTTGCGCGGCCAGTTCGGGCGACAGCGGCGCCTCGGTCGCCTGGCCGACCGGGATCGGTGGTGCTGCGTTCGGTGTGCGCTGCTCGCGGCGCCGCTCGGCGAAGAACTGCCGCAGCAGGTCGCCGCACGGCCCTTCGAGCACGCCCCCGGTCACGCCGGTGTGGTGGTTCAGCCGGCGCTCGGCGAAGAGGTCGAGCACCGAGCCCGCCACGCCGGTCTTCGGGTCGCGCGCACCGAACACCACCCGCTTGACCCTTGCGTGCATCAGCGCCATCGCGCACATGGCGCAGGGCTCCAGCGTGACGTACAGCTCGCAGTCCGGCAGGCGGTAGTTCTCGACCAGTTGCGCCGCGTGACGCAGGGCGACGACCTCGGCGTGCGCCGTCGGATCGTGCGTGGTGATCGGACGGTTGTAGCCCGTGGCCAGCAGGCGCGGGCCTTCCGGCGTGGCCCGCATGATCACCGCGCCCACCGGCACCTCGCCGGCCAGCCAGGCGTTCTGCGCCTGGTCCAGCGCCAGGCGCATGGCGGCTTCGTCATGCTGCCGCTGCAGGCTCGTCATGGGATCGGAGGGCGCTGAGGTCACGGGGCGGGCACGCAGGAGAACGCGCAACAAGACGAGATCGGACGCGAGATTGTCGGCGAGGCAAAAGCAAACGGCCCAGGCATCGCTGCCTGGGCCGTCGCATGGGTGGTGGGCCCTGAGTGACTCGAACACTCGACCTACGGATTAAGAGTCCGCTGCTCTACCAACTGAGCTAAGAGCCCCTGAATCGTCTTCTGCCGACCGGCGTGCCGGGCGCGTCGCTTTGCGTATAGCTTGGTGGGTCGTGCGTGACTCGAACACGCGACCAACGGATTAAAAGTCCGCTGCTCTACCGACTGAGCTAACGACCCGCTGAGTTGACGAGCAGGACCCTTCGACCCTGCAAGTTCACGCCTGCAGCTCGCTGTCCGCAGAGCCTGCCATTATAGCCACAACGGCAGCAGGTTCAGCGACCGCTGCATCGGCGCGACACAGGCAGCGCTCGATCAATTCGCCGGCCGCGACCAGCCCGAAGCTGGCGGTGACCGCGACGCTCGAGCCGTAGCCATGGCAGTTGAGGCTGCCGTCCACCGCGTCCGCACGCCCCGGCACGGCGCAGCCGTCCGACGGCGGCAGCGTGACCGGCTCGCGCGAGAACACGGCGGTGAGGCCGATGGGGCCCCGGCGCGGCGCACCATGGCGCTGGCGCAGCCGCTGGCGCAGGGTGGACAGCAGCGGGTCGTGCGTGGTGTCGGCGAGATCGGCCACTTCCACCCGGTGCGCCAGGCGCTTGCCGCCCGCCGCGCCCACGCACACCAGGGGCCAACCGCCGTGCAGCGACCAGGCGCCGAGCACCGCCTTGGCGTGGACCGCGTCGCAGGCGTCGATCACGCCGTCGACCGGTTCACCGGCCAGCAGTGCCGGCCAGTTGCCGTTCTCGACGAAGGCCTCGATCGGCCGCACGCGGCAGCCGGGATGGATGTCGGCGATGCGCTCGGCCAGGGCCTGCACCTTGGCCTGGCCGATGGTCGCGCCCAGCGCCTGCACCTGGCGGTTGATGTTGGACTCGGCGACATGGTCCAGGTCGACCAGCACCAGCGTCGCCACCCCGCTGCGCGCCAGCGCCTCGGCCGCCCAGGAGCCCACGCCGCCGACGCCCACCACCACCAGCCTCAAGGCCCGCAGGCGCTGGTAGCCGGCGTCGCCGTACAGCCGGCGCAGGCCGCCGAAGCGGCGCTCGAGATCGGCCTCGTCGACGCTGCTCAAGCGGCTCATGCCTCGCGCTCCAGCCGCCACACCTGCCAGCGCAGCGTGCCCCAGCCGCCGGCCAGGATGCCGGCCAGCGCGAGCACGCTGCCGAGCGACAGCGTCGACAGCCCCGAGATGCCCTGCCCCACCGTGCAGCCCAGCGCGGTGACGCCGCCGACGCCCATCAGCAGGCCGGCGGCCAGGTGACGGCCGAGGTCGCCGGCATTGGCGAAACCCTCCCAGCGGAAGCTGCGGCTGGCCAGGGCCACCGCGGCCGAGCCCAGCACCACGCCGACCACGCTGACGATGCCCACCGTCAGCCGCTTGGCCGCGTCGCTGTAGAACAGCAGCCAGTCCAGCGTGTAGGCGATCGGGGCGACGAAGCTGAAGGCCTCCATGCGCTGCGAGTTGGTGGCGAGGAAGGCCTCCTGCAGCGTCGACGGGTCCTCGGCCACGTGGCCCCAGGTGCCCGACACCCACCACATGGCGCCGACCGCCAGGCCGACGCCGACGCCGCCCAGCCAGACCGCACCCGACCGGCCTTCGGGCCGCCGCAGCACCCAGGCGACCAGCGCCAGGGCCAGGCCGCCGCCGAGCGCGGCGGCCCACACCTGCACGCTGCCGCCGGCGCCGGCGGTCAGCAGCGACGGCAGGTCCTGACCGGTGGGCAGCGCCACGACTGCACGGTCCACCGTCTGCACCCGCCACACCGCCGTCAGCCCGCGCAGCGTGGCGAACGCGGCCAGGCCGATGACGAGGAAGACCACCAGCGACTTCAGGTTGCCGCCGCCGAGCCGGATCAGCGTCTTGCTGCCGCAGCCCGAGCCGAGCACCATGCCGATGCCGAACAGCAGGCCGCCGACCAGCGTCGACAGCCACAGCAGCCCTGGCCCGCCATACAGCGTCTTCGTCGCATCGAGAACACCCGACGCGACGCCGCCGCTGAAGCACAGCATCGCGACGGCCATCGCCAGCACCCACATGCGCATGCGCGTCCAGTCGCCCATGCTCACGATGTCGGCCACCGCGCCCATGGTGCAGAAATGGGTGCGCTGGGCGATGGCGCCGAAGGCGAAGGCCAGGCCGAAGGCGGCCCACAGCACCCACTGGCGGGCCTGCTCGACGGCGTCGGGGGGTCAGCTCCATGGCGGTCGGGTCGACAAGCAAACGCCGCCGGCCCGTGGCACGGACGCGGCGGCGGGAGGTGGGACGAAGGGAGGCCGCGCGCTACTTCAACGCCGCCATGCGGTCGCGGCCGGCCTGCGCCGCTTCCGACTTCGGATAGGTCTTCAGCAGCTCCTCCAGCGTGCGGCGGGCGCTGCGGCTGTCCTTCATCTCGATCTGGCAGTTGGCGATGGCCAGCAGCGCCTCGGGCGCCCGCGGGTGCTCCGGCGCGCCGCTGACGAAACCGCGGAAGCTGGCGATGGCGCCGGCGTAGTCGCGCCGGCCGTACAGCGCGTTGCCGAGCCAGAAGCGGGCCGCGTCGGCATAGCCGCTGGCGGGGTAGCGCTTGAGCAGGGCCGAGAAGGCCGACGACGCGGCCGGGAAGTCGCCGTTGCGCAGCAGGGCCACGGCCTCCTCGTACTGGCGCTTCTCGTCGGCCTCGACCAGGAACTCCTTGCCGTCGAGCGACACCTTCTGCGGCTCCAGCTTGCGGATGCGTTCCTCCACGCCCTGGCTGATGTCGCGCTGCCGGCGCTGCACCTCGGCCACGTCGCGCGCCAGCTGCTCGTCGCGGCCACGCAGCTGGGCGATCTCGCCGCGCAGCGCTTCCATCGCCGTCGTCGCCTCCAGCAGGCTGCGGCGCAGCTGCTGGATCTGCTCGGTCAGCTGCGCCTGTTCGGTCTGGCGGGCGCGGGCCTGCTCGTCCAGCCGGGCACGCAGTTCGAGGATGGCGCGCCGCGCCTCGTCGTCGGAGAACAGCGCGGACGCCGACAGCGGCGCGAACGCGGCGGCGAGCGCCAGCGCCCACGGCGCCGCGCGGCGCCGCAGCGATGACGTCGGGGCTCTCATCGGCAGGGGGTGGGCCACGCTCAGCGGTCCTTGATCTCGGCGCGGCGGTTCTGCGCGTAGGCCGACTCGTCGCTGCCCTGCACCGCCGGCCGCTCCTTGCCGTAGCTCACCGCCTCGAGCTGCGACTCGGACGCGCCGAGCACCGTCATCGCCCGCAGCACCGACTCGGCCCGCTTCTGGCCCAGCGCCAGGTTGTACTCGCGGCCGCCGCGCTCGTCGGTGTGGCCCTCGACGGTGACCTTGAGCTGGCGGTTGCCCTGCAGCCGCTTGGCGTGGTTCTCGACCACCGGCCGGTACTCGTCCTTGACGCTGAAGCTGTCGAAGTCGAAGTAGACCGTGCGCGGCAGGTTGGCGCCGGCGTTGGCGGCGGCGTTGCGGTTCAGGTCCACCGTGGCCACGCCGGACTGGCTGCCGGCGCCGGCCTGGGCGCCGCTGCCGGCACCCGCGCCGGCCGTGGTGTTGCGGCTCTCGACGGGCGCCTGCTCGTCGAGCTTGACGCCGGAGGCGCAGCCGCCGAGCACGCCGGCGACGATGAGCAGCGAGAGACCGGCGCACAGGCGGCCGGCGAAAGAAGACGAGGTCGTCATGGAGGGGCTCCTCTGCAAGGAAACGAAGGTGTAATCGGTGAGCGGCCCGGTGCGCTATCGGCCAAAAGGCCCCCACACCGGCTCGCGCATGTCGATGCCGCTGGTGACCAGCGGACGGCGCGCCCGGCCGTCGACGGTCGAGCTCATCAGCACGTCGCGCCCGCCCTGCCGGGTGGCGTAGACGAGCAGCCGGCCATTGGGCGCGAAGCTCGGGCTCTCGTCATCGTTCGTGTCGCTGATGACCGAGACGTTGCCGCCGGCGAGGTCCAGCACCGCCACCTTGAAGGCATTGCCCTGGCGGGTGACGTAGGCCAGCTGGCGGCCGTCCGGGCTGATCGACGGGCTGATGTTGTAGTTGCCGGAGAAGGTGACGCGCTCGGCGTTGCCGCCGCCGGCGGGCATGCGGTAGACCTGCGGCTGCCCGCCGCGGTCGCTGACGAAATACAGCAGCTTGCCGTCGGCGCTGAACACCGGCTCGGTGTCGATGGCCGAGCTCTGCGTGATGCGGCGCGGCGTGCCGCCGTCGCGACCGATGAGGTAGAGCTGGCTGCCGCCGCCGAGCGTCAGCGTCACCGCCAGCTGCGAGCCGTCGGGCGACCAGGCCGGGGCGCTGTTCGAGCCGCGGAAGTTGGCCACCTGCCGGCGCTGGCCGCTCTGCACGTCCTGCACCCAGACCACCGCCTTCTGCGTCTCGAAGGACACGTAGGCCAGTTCGCGGCCGTTGGGCGCCCAGGCCGGCGAGATGATGGGCTCGGGCGAGTTCAGCGCCACCTGCCCGCCCTCGCCGTCGGCGTCGGTCACGCGCAGCGTGTAGCGCCCCGCGCCGCGGGTGACGTAGGCGATGCGGGTGGCCGCCACGCCCTTCTCGCCGGTGATGCGCTCGTACACCGCGTCGGCGATGCGGTGCGCCGCCAGCCGCAGATCGGCGGCGGCCACCGCGTAGCTCTGGCCGCCAAGGTCGCTGCCGCGCACCACGTCCCACAGCTTGTAGCGCACGTCGTAGCGGCCATCGGCCAGGCGGCTGACCGAGCCGACCACCAGCGCATCGGCGCCGCGGTTGCGCCAATCGGCCACCACCGGCTGGCTCAGCTCGTCCAGGCCGGGCTGGGCGTCGATGCCACGGAAGACGCCGCTGCGCTCCAGGTCGGCGCGCACGATGGCCGCCACCGGCTGGCCGCCGGACGCCTCGTCGCGGAACGGCGCGATGGCGATCGGCAGCTGGGTGGCGCCGACGCCGCTGATGTCGACGCGGAACTGGGCCAGGGCCGGCGCCGCCAGCCCCGCCCCGAACAGGGCGAGGCAGTCGCGGCGTGGCAGCTTGAAGGGGCGGTCGCCGCGGCGACCGCACGGTGCTGGAATGGGGTGGGGCGTTCGGGCTGGGTCATCACGAGCCGAGGCGCGGGCAAGGCGCGGGCCAAGTCGTACCCGCGCGGCGAGGAACCGGCCGGCAAGGGCCGATGCCCATGGGCATCCGGTGGCGCGGCCGGCATTGTAGGCACGGCCCGTGGCGGCGGGGCCAAGCCCCCGGATGGAGCCCGGGGCCGCCGGTTGCTGAAGCGCCCGGTCATGGGCCGCCGCTAGCATGGGCTGTGCGCGCCCGACCCATCACAGGAGAACCGCCGATGCCCCAGTCCGTGGTCCGGCTTGCGCCGCAGACGAATTCCCACCTCCCGCCGCCCGACCGGGTGGACGCGCCGCGTCTGCTCGTGCGCGACATCGCCTCGCCGGCCGCGCTGCGGGCGGAGCTGCTGGCCGGCCTGCTGGCCGAGGCGCCCACCATCGCGCCGAAGCACCTGTACGACGGCCAGGGCGCGGCGCTGTACGACGCGCTGGTGCGGCTGGACGAGTACCTTCCCCCGCGCCTGGAAGCCGCGCTGTTCCAGCGCCACCGCGCGGCCATCCTGCAGGCGCTGCCGCAAGCCGCGCAGTGGATCGACCTGGGTTGCGGTGACGGCGCCAAGGCGCGGCCCTGGCTGCGAGCCACCGGCGCCCGCCGGTACGTCGGGGTCGACATCGCGCCGGACTGGCTGGCCGACACGCTTCGCCGCACCGCGGCCGACGCGCCGGAGCTGGACGTGGTCGGCGTGGTGACCGACTTCAGCCGGTCGCTGGACCTGCAGGCGCTGCTGGGCGAATCGTCGGCGCCGCGGGTGTTCTTCTACCCCGGCTCGTCGATCGGCAACTTCGAGCGTTCGCAGGCGCTGGCGCTGCTGAAGGCGGTGCGCGGCCACCTGCACGGACCCGCCGACCGCCTGTTCATCGGCGTCGACGGCGTCAAGGCCGAACCGGTGCTGGTGGCGGCCTACGACGACGCGCTCGGCGTGACCGCCGCCTTCAACCGCAACGTGCTGCGGGCGGTGAACCGGGCGCTGGGCAGCGACTTCGACCCGCGGGCGTTCGACCACCAGGCGGTGTTCGACCGCGAGGCGTCGCGCATCGAGATGCGGCTGGTGCCCCGGCGTGACCAGCTGGTGCGCCTGCCCGGCGCGCCGGAGGGCGAGCGCTGCTTCGAGGCGGGCCAGCCCCTCGTCACCGAGCACTCGCACAAGTGGGCGACGGCCGCCTTCGCCGACCTGTTGCGCGACGCCGGCTTCGGCCGGGTGCTGCCCTTCGACGATGGCGAGGGGTACGCCGTCTTCGTGGCGGGGGCGATGTCGTGAGCGGGGTCAACACCGTCGCACTCGCACGGCGCCTGGCGGACGTGCGGCGGCAGAGCATGGCGCTGGCCGAGGGCCTGTCCGCCGAGGACTGCCAGCTGCAGTCCATGGACGATGCCAGCCCGGTGAAGTGGCACCTGGCCCACACCACCTGGTTCTTCGAGACCTTCGTGCTCGACGGCCAGGCCGGCTACCGCGCCTTCGACGAACGCTACCGCGTGCTCTTCAACTCCTACTACGTCGGCGTCGGCGAGCGCTTCGCGCGGCCGCAGCGCGGCCTGCTGTCGCGGCCGTCGCTGGACGACGTCATGGCCTACCGGCGGCACGTCGACGAGGCGCTGGCGCAGGCGCTGCGCCGGGGGCCGACGCCGCGCCAGGCCGAGCTGCTGACGCTGGGCCTGCACCACGAGCAGCAGCACCAGGAGCTGATCCTCACCGACCTGCTGCACCACTTCAGCGTCAACCCGCTGGCGCCGGCATACCGGCCGGCGGCGGCGGTCGCCAGTTCACCGCCGCGGCCGATGCGCTTCGTCGACCACGCCGGCGGCGCGGTCGAGATCGGCGCCGAGGCCACCGGCTTCGCCTTCGACAACGAACGGCCACGCCACACCGTCTGGCTCGCCCCCTATGCGCTGGCCGACCGGCTCGTCACCGAAGGCGAGTACCTGGCCTTCGTCGAGGACGGTGGCTACCGGGAGCCGCGCTGGTGGCTGTCCGACGGCTGGGACGCGGTGCAGCGCCTGGGCTGGCGGGCGCCGCTGTACTGGCGCGAGGAGGCGGCTGGCGTCTGGCGACGCTTCGGCCTGCTCGGGCTGCAGCCCCTGCGCACGGACGCGCCGGTGTGCCACGTCAGCTACTACGAGGCCGACGCCTACGCCCGCTGGGCCGGCGCCCG
The sequence above is a segment of the Aquabacterium sp. J223 genome. Coding sequences within it:
- a CDS encoding MotA/TolQ/ExbB proton channel family protein translates to MFSIIQAAGWPIWPLILCSVVALALVIERLSSLRRNRIAPDTLVDEVLGVTRSSLPSADVVNKLALSSALGGVLAQGLRAVIAEPRISEEGLRQAFESAGRAAVHHLERYLNALGSIATAAPLLGLLGTVIGMIEIFGAQTPGGGNPAQLAHGISVALYNTAFGLIVAIPSLLFYRFFRGRVDEYALAMELAAERMVPHLMRFAVKQPGTGT
- a CDS encoding biopolymer transporter ExbD, coding for MNFRRAHRDEPEINLIPFIDVLLVVLIFLVLTTTYSKFSELQLTLPTADAEKLRDRPAEVIVSIAADGRYGVNRKPLEGRSVELLASELTAAAQGREDAVVIVSADAGTPHQLVINVLDAARRAGLSRLTFAAQTSAGATR
- the lpxK gene encoding tetraacyldisaccharide 4'-kinase — its product is MRAAVERWLQGVWWDAARRPPLALRALERLYRHLLARSRHREPPPRPAPRPVLVVGNLIVGGAGKTPTVIALVQALQSRGRRPGVVSRGHGRRGGAVQLVDARSRSDEVGDEPLLIARRTGVPLAVGRDRVAAARRLCQAHPELDLLIADDGLQHHALARQAQLIVFDERGIGNGHLLPAGPLREPMAAMVPPRSVVLYNAGEPTTAWPGARVARGLAGVRDWAGWQAGEPPSPAALQALRGRPLLAVAGIAAPERFFVMLEAAGLQIRRLPLPDHAPLQRLPWTDDDADVVLTEKDAVKLVGRPLGRTRVWVATLDFHLPDGLVDQLLQWLDHPTPHDT
- a CDS encoding Trm112 family protein, which encodes MTLDHRLIDLLVCPVCKGPLEMGRDEQQRPVELVCHADRLAFPVRDGIPIMLEEQARPMEPPPSAA
- the kdsB gene encoding 3-deoxy-manno-octulosonate cytidylyltransferase gives rise to the protein MSFTVLIPARLRSTRLPDKPLADIGGLPMVVRVARQASRSGADRVVVAADHPRILQACATHGVTAVATRDDHVSGSDRLAEACAQLGLDGDTVVVNVQGDEPLIDPALIDAVAGLLRARPDCAMSTAAHPIAEVADWLNPNVVKVVCDARGTALLFSRAPIPAWRDAPAGAPALPAPAPLRHIGLYAYRAGFLRRYPTLPPAPIEALESLEQLRALWHGERIAVHRSPGAPPPGVDTPQDLERVRALVG
- the adk gene encoding adenylate kinase, with protein sequence MRLILLGAPGAGKGTQAAFLCQKYGIPQISTGDMLRAAVKAGTPLGLQAKQVMDSGALVSDDIIIGLVQERLAQPDCAKGFLFDGFPRTIPQADAMKQAGVDLDVVLEIDVPDAAIIERMSGRRVHAASGRTYHVKFNPPKVDGVDDVTGEPLIQRDDDKEETVRKRLQVYQSQTRPLVDYYAQWAATGDARAPRYRKISGEGSVDEITRRALEALA
- a CDS encoding LD-carboxypeptidase produces the protein MTTALCIFSPAGVVADARSLQRAARRLRGLGFDVRRDPSAAARHQRFAGDDEARLAALHRVAEAGAAGELQVALASRGGYGLSRLLDRIDWPLIGRSVAAGLQWVGYSDCTALQLAAIAHGVAVPSSAPHRHGAAGHEPGHHHHHPPAGGFWAGPMAADDFGRTDEAGGLDDITAPCFEEAVTGQLEAVGFRTEAGFDGLDLQGRLWGGNLTVLLSLLGTPHWPKVKGGVLFLEDVNEHPYRVERGLLQLLQAGVLGAQKAVLLGDFDGWRPSPLDRGYNLKAAIAHLRSQTDVPLLTGLPMGHGPTKVCLPQGRRVTLAVQGREAFIGW
- the tadA gene encoding tRNA adenosine(34) deaminase TadA produces the protein MTSLQRQHDEAAMRLALDQAQNAWLAGEVPVGAVIMRATPEGPRLLATGYNRPITTHDPTAHAEVVALRHAAQLVENYRLPDCELYVTLEPCAMCAMALMHARVKRVVFGARDPKTGVAGSVLDLFAERRLNHHTGVTGGVLEGPCGDLLRQFFAERRREQRTPNAAPPIPVGQATEAPLSPELAAQLLSSDPKTT
- a CDS encoding tRNA threonylcarbamoyladenosine dehydratase → MSRLSSVDEADLERRFGGLRRLYGDAGYQRLRALRLVVVGVGGVGSWAAEALARSGVATLVLVDLDHVAESNINRQVQALGATIGQAKVQALAERIADIHPGCRVRPIEAFVENGNWPALLAGEPVDGVIDACDAVHAKAVLGAWSLHGGWPLVCVGAAGGKRLAHRVEVADLADTTHDPLLSTLRQRLRQRHGAPRRGPIGLTAVFSREPVTLPPSDGCAVPGRADAVDGSLNCHGYGSSVAVTASFGLVAAGELIERCLCRADAAVAEPAAVVAIMAGSADSELQA
- a CDS encoding YeeE/YedE family protein, which encodes MLWAAFGLAFAFGAIAQRTHFCTMGAVADIVSMGDWTRMRMWVLAMAVAMLCFSGGVASGVLDATKTLYGGPGLLWLSTLVGGLLFGIGMVLGSGCGSKTLIRLGGGNLKSLVVFLVIGLAAFATLRGLTAVWRVQTVDRAVVALPTGQDLPSLLTAGAGGSVQVWAAALGGGLALALVAWVLRRPEGRSGAVWLGGVGVGLAVGAMWWVSGTWGHVAEDPSTLQEAFLATNSQRMEAFSFVAPIAYTLDWLLFYSDAAKRLTVGIVSVVGVVLGSAAVALASRSFRWEGFANAGDLGRHLAAGLLMGVGGVTALGCTVGQGISGLSTLSLGSVLALAGILAGGWGTLRWQVWRLEREA